The nucleotide window GTCAGCATGACCTGCATCTCGAATATGCCGCTCCGGCCGCCGTGCTCGCACAGCCGATGCCACTCGTGCTAGAGCTCGGCACTGAGAAAATCGAGTCCACCCTGCCCCCCCGAACGCGCCACCGCAGACGACCACAGCTTCCGCATCATGCGCCTGGGCCGGATCAGCCTCACCGCGCCGCTACGGGGCTCCCGGCTCACTTTCACAGCCGGGCTCAAAAGTGCTCCAAACTTAGTTTTGCGGCATCTTTTCATCACTCCGGCCAAAACAGCCACTCCAGCACCGTAAACCGCCCGCCGCATGCTCCGCACCGCCTTCACACTTCTTTTCACCGCTCTTGCCGTCCTCTCACTCGGTAGCTGCAAACGCATCCAGGACAAGTTAGAGCGTCTGGCCGAGAAAAGTGGTGCCGTCACACCCAAAAAGACTGCCCCCAAAAAGGCCGAGCCCGTGCTCACCCCAGAGCAGATCGCGATCCAAAAGAAGCTCCAAGACCCTGTCATGATGCAGGGGGCCGCCCCCGAGCCCGTCATCCCTGCCGCGCCCGTCTTTGAGCTCAATAAATCTGCCAGCGTGGCCATCCTCGGATACCATGACGTGCGAGAGCGCGGTGGTAGCCCCATGCTCATCGCCGGGAGCAAATTCCGCCAGCAAATGCAAGCCATCAAAGACTCTGGCATTCCCGTCATCCCCCTAGCGGATGTCATGGCGTGGAAAAAAGGGGAGAAAAACATCCCCCAAGAAGCCATCGTCATCACTTTCGATGATGGCTGGGAAGGCGTCTATGAGCATGCATTCCCCGTGCTGAAGGAGTTCGGCTTCCCCTTCACTTTCTATCTCTACAAAAAATACGTCAACATCGGCGGCCGCAGCCTCACCTGGGACCAGGTGCGTGAAATGATGAAACACGGTGGCGAAGTGGGCAGCCACAGCGTCTCGCACGAGAACCTCAAAAAGAAGCCGAAGGCCCGCATGACCGATGCGGACTACCAAGCATGGATCCTCGCCGAATTGAAGGACTCCCGTGATTACCTGGAACAGACGCTCAAAATCAAAGTGCCCTCCTTTGCCTATCCCTACGGCATTTTCGATGACGAGATCATGAATACTGGCCTCCAAATCGGCTACGAGAGCCTCGTCACCGTCAACGGCCAAAAAGTCTCCTGGGAGAGCCCCAATGGCAAACTCGGGCGCTACATCGTCCATGGCGATAGCGATACGAACTTCAAACTCGCCACCAGCTTTCGCGG belongs to Verrucomicrobiaceae bacterium and includes:
- a CDS encoding polysaccharide deacetylase family protein — encoded protein: MLRTAFTLLFTALAVLSLGSCKRIQDKLERLAEKSGAVTPKKTAPKKAEPVLTPEQIAIQKKLQDPVMMQGAAPEPVIPAAPVFELNKSASVAILGYHDVRERGGSPMLIAGSKFRQQMQAIKDSGIPVIPLADVMAWKKGEKNIPQEAIVITFDDGWEGVYEHAFPVLKEFGFPFTFYLYKKYVNIGGRSLTWDQVREMMKHGGEVGSHSVSHENLKKKPKARMTDADYQAWILAELKDSRDYLEQTLKIKVPSFAYPYGIFDDEIMNTGLQIGYESLVTVNGQKVSWESPNGKLGRYIVHGDSDTNFKLATSFRGRGDVTSNKFLLADAKNEQGDLLVKLSPAPDSTITERSPIITADLKNAGTVVAESVKLRIGGLGIVPAEYDAATMTLRYAFPYRLRREDCLASLTFQRDAASPAEIINWRFKIDLNASYVPVNHTRSTTPSSTPE